One Drosophila subpulchrella strain 33 F10 #4 breed RU33 chromosome 2R, RU_Dsub_v1.1 Primary Assembly, whole genome shotgun sequence genomic window, GGGATCTATAAAGTACTCTCTCTTTTTCCCATGAACTTTTATTAGCTGCAGAGCCCGAAGCTCGACTCAAAAGCTGAATTCTGCGTTTCTCAACCATTCAGTGTCGGCGGTTCGCGGCGAGCGGTTGGATTCTCTCAGAGGagaaacgcgaattctttgTGCGGCGGGTGAAATCTTCGGCAGAAGAAACAACAAAGCGAAGCGACAAGTGTGGAGTGCAGGccaaaaaagaaatacatAAGTTCGATTGTAGAAAACCGTGGGCCAAACAAACGAATCGCAAATAAATGAGGTCAATCAGCGGAGCAAAGCTGCGAATTATGGCACAATATTGCCTATAAATAGTGTAACCATAGGAAAGAAAAAGtggcaaacaaataaaaccaGACAAATAAAAAGCATAAAAAGGGAAAGAGCCGAGCCGTAAGCAAAGAAAACAGAAATCGAAAGAACAAAGGCGGGTTCGTTGTGggtcaagaacgaaagttcgGCTCAGAAGTGCCCGTTGATTGTGCATTTTTTGGGACTTGGGAAGAGGTAACTATGCGAAGTCTGCGGCTTTGATCAATGTTTTGGTTTGGTCTTGGTTTAATCTACAAACCAGTTGTGCTGGCTACTATGATTTTTTCCCCACTATTTACTGTTACACATTTCGTCAGAAGCAAAGCGTCAGGAAAAACACGTTTGCGCATTTCACTTTGGGTATCTTAACTTGTCACGCATGCGCAGACCGCCTTGCAAAATCCCCACCTTGTTTCACTTTTTGCGGCCCATTCTAAGGCGATGTGGTATATAGTAAATACAAATCCTAACTTCTGGTTACGCATCTTTACGCTTTCGTTTGGCATTCTAGTTTCCGTTTCTATTTGCGTGCAGTTTGCTGTACCCGAGGTATTTGAGGTACGATGAGTGGCTACATGGCTGCATGTTTAATTAGCCCCCGCTAACCAAAACGCCCGAgccacaaaaacaaatatataggCCAGTATTTGGTCATGACGAGGCTGTTCCATTGGCCACTGGCCATCTCATCCATACCGAATGGCAAATAAGCCACACGCACTCCCCGAAACTGACCATGAATATTAAAGATCGAAATGACTTTAATGGGGAATCGAAGTACCTTACTTTTCTAACGTTTACGTGCCCAAAATAATTCCTACTTATCTGTGATTACTTGTAAACGTGATATTTTGGGTTAAATGGGTTAATTCTCGGCCACATTCTTGCAATCGAAGCTTTCTTTTTATGAAATCATTGAAAAACAATCAATCACTTTCGGTACACAACTATAAAATTTCCATAGGCCAATTTGCTGCtggaaaagaaaagaaactcactttcgttttcattttcatcTGGCTGGTCTCCGTAGACAGCGCTCTCCCATCTCTTTCctaattattataaaaccaGAAATGTTCATTAAAACATTACATGCAGCGTGACCGAGACTGCAGCATTATACAATAGACACTAAAAGCAAAGCCAACAAGATTGGATGGAGTGACTTAAGCCCTGGGAGATTCAGATGTTATATGGGATTTCGTGTTTGGGTGTGGGACCCACTCCATTTAGCACATGCCCCGTCAAAATAACAAAAGCGAAggaaagaagaaattatattataaaaaataatttctaaagaaagtgaaagttttttcggccgcatatatacatacattttttgtcCCGACTTACGGTGGCCCGCTGAGAGGCCCTTTTTTGGGGAGTAATCGTGCCCTGAATGAACGCGACTAACCTACTATATTGTGAATGAGAAAGCTGAATAGCAGAACAACGGCCATCAAATGCAGATGGAGTGTGCCAAAAATCCATTTTCTGACCACGTGCTGCAGGTGTAGTAAATACACTCTATAAAACCGGTTGATGGAAGAGTCTAGTCTGATCTGGCTTAACTTTTGATAGTTTTGTAATGTCTTTTGGTAGCGGGTTCGAGCTCGGGTTCAGGCCCATTTGATGGCTGTAACTTGACCTGCATTCAGCTGGAAATTAGTGTTGTCCTCGGCTAACCTTGTCCGCGAAACGGGTTTTCTGGTCGTCTGCCCCCTATCAAATGTGTTAATAATGCATTTCTAGTTGATCCGAACCCCGCGCCCTAGAGCAGGCACTTTCGATTTTCGCTCGAATCTCTACGGCAAATAAAAACAGTTGAAAAACCCTCGGATATTACAAGACGCCGACGATTTCTCTCCGCCGGGAGGCCAATGTACTTTCGTGCTGCGACACTTGTCCATCGTTTGTCGGGGTGTCTGGCTTATAGATGGGGCATTGTCGGCCGATTTGGCGGGGCTATGCCAATTGGATGGGTGGCATTGAGCCCGGTGCATAATGTATATGTTGCCCGCACAAAACACGAAGCACTCCTAAGGCCAGAAACcacaaacaaatcaattgaatTTAGTTGTTTTGTTTACTCGCACTTGATTGCTATTTTATATATCGTGTCATGTGATAGCTGTTTGGATGGGAGAACCATCAATTGGTTGTCTAAAGATGAGTCAGGGTCAAAGACGCGAATGTGGAGGCATATCTTTAACTATGATTAACGTATTTTTCAATacttttaaagaaatatttccAAAGAAAAAATAGTACCACTTCTTAGACCTTAAAAACTCCATTAAGATTATTTAGTTCTTTGATTTTGTACAGTTTATTTTTCCATCGGCTGACTAATggtatataaaatttcatatctttaaatttaatcTTCCCCTTTTTTGTTGATTATTTGTTTCCTTGTACAAACCTTGtgaatgtatatttatttaaggcATTTAACTCGTTATATAGCTCACACCGATAAGGGCACTTCCTTccaaacaacaacagcaacttGATAGCCCAgtttaaaaaaagtaaataaaaactacAGCGTCAAATAAAATACGGCATCATCAAATCACATCTGGACGACAGATGCTGATAAGGCATTTTGATAAGGCCATCTCAGCGGAAAAAGCGTAAATAAACCGAGGGTTTCCAGGGGACTGTGACATATGAGAAAAGCTTTAAGCTAACAACACTCGACATAAAGACATCACACATGAGTCGCCGGCAATAGTGGGTTACAAATGTATCTGTCAATCCAAATAAAAGCGCTGCAACAATTCCACCTAATGTTGGATGCATCGGGAGGTGACATTTCCCCGATTGCTGATGATGTTGCTCATGTTTGTTGCTCATGTTGCTGGTGCtgccgatgttgctgctgtgttgTGGGTGTTCAAACACGGCTGCCATTTACAGCTAACGAGATTTTAAGTGCTGTCAAATGTTGATGAGAGCGGCAAACACCCGCACACAAATTGAAATTTAGATTTCGTATCCCTAGTGACGGGCAATCGGAAAGGTCAAGTGGCGAAGGGGTGTGGATTTGGCTGGAACTGGGGCTTGGGGTCGGTTTTCAGCTCTGGAAATGACTGCAATAGGATTTGTGGCCAAGCAACATAATGCGACAAAAGCCAAGGGACGATTTATGGTCTGTAGGGCGGAGATACCTTTATGGCTGAATAAATGAGCAGGATTTACAAACAAGATTGGTGCTTACAATCATGACATCAAATGTAATAACTCAGGCCGAAATGATTTGACTTTTGGCAGTAGGAATTTCCATTAGACATGGGTGGTATTTGTGCTTACCTTTTATTTTGACCTACAAAGAATTGATTTAAAATTGCTGGGAACTTGGCCAGCTTTTTTATACAGATTACAGAAACTTGACAACTCCACAGACAgttattaaaatgttatagCAGCAGCCAGTTTATTTATGAGCCTGTCCACTGCATTACATAAATGTTAATGCTACTAGCCATAAATCAAGCAGGAAAAGAAACTGCATactaaaaaccaaaacaaaccgAAATCGTTGATGAGCCACTGCACATACTCTTacttacttaaaaaaaaagcgCCGTAATGAAACTCGTTCCACAAAATAATGACTCTCCAATTCGCTGTCTCCGCttgttatttttttgggtAAACCCTGTTATGTAGGTCAAGCCGCCTGCTACCTGTGGAGCTCCATACCCCATCCGCACCTGGACTGGCCTGGCGTGGCAAAGTCCACAAGTCCACCAGTTATGACACAGCAACAGCCGCCGTGGCCGAGTCCGAGTTCGAGTTCGAGACCCAGGGGAAAATGCTGGCTCATCCTGGCCCTTCTAGCCGTTTTATCGGCGGCAGATGGTGAGTTCTAGAGGGGGTCATCATCGGAATCAATGGAGGTAATCATACATTTTCATAGTTGCAGCCCTGCCCTTCCTGTTCACCAGCCTCAGGCCGCAGAACAACTGGACGCAGCCGGAAATGGAGCGATGGGTGATTGAGGAGCAGCCGCGCAGCATTCAGCCTCACCTGGAACCCATGCTCCACGTGAATCGAACCCATCGCACCCTCCCCTCGGACACTTCCGACTCGGAGTTCCTCCAGAGATTGGTGGACATCCGCCATAATCAGACGGCGAGCTCGAGGATGCTGTGGTACGATGTGGCCGGCGGAGATGGCCTGGTCTATCCTCCCTTCGTGGACAAGGCCCTCAAGCTGCTGAACCTCAAGCAGGTGGCCTTCGAGATCGAGAACAGTGTGATGTCCAAGGTGACCTGCACCGCCTGCCGTGCGGGTGCCGGAATGCTGCAGCATCAGATTCAGTCGGGCAAGACGGATGCGGAGCTGATCCGCATGATCACGGACTATTGCACCAATCTGAATATCCAGAGTGCCCGGGTGTGCCAGGGAGTGGCCCAGCTCTTTGGCAGCGAACTGATATACGTTCTGAAAAGGGTCAACCTGAGTCCCGACGAGCTCTGCAGCTTTGTCATAGGCGACGGTTGTGCGGATGTCTATAATCCGTATCACGAATGGGAGGTCATCTTCCCGCCAGTGCCGAAGCCACCTCGTCTCGCCGATCTGCCCATTCCCATGGAAGCTGCCCCCTTCTTCAAGGTCCTCCACATCTCCGACACCCACTATGATCCCCACTATGCGGAGGGCTCCAATGCGGACTGCAATGAGCCACTTTGCTGTCGCCTGACCAGTGGTCGTCCTGCCACGCCGAATGCGGCCGCAGGGAAGTGGGGTGATTACCGGAAGTGCGACACACCCAAGAGGACGGTGGATCACATGCTGTCGCACATCGCAGAGACGCACAAGGACATCGACTACATCCTGTGGACGGGGGATCTGCCACCCCATGACGTGTGGAACCAGACGAAGGAGGAGAACCTGGCCATCATCAAGGATACGGTGAAGCAGATGGTGGAAATGTTTCCGGGCATACCCATCTTTCCAGCTCTCGGGAATCACGAAAGTGCCCCGGTGAACAGCTTTCCACCGCCGTACGTCAACCAGGTGGACATCTCCATCAGCTGGCTCTACGATGAACTGGATGTCCAGTGGCGCCGCTGGCTGCCCCAAAGTGTGACCCACACAGTGCGACGAGGTGCCTTCTACTCGGTGCTGGTGCGCCCTGGTTTCAGGATCATCTCGCTGAACATGAACTACTGCAACAACAAGAACTGGTGGCTGCTACTCAACTCCACGGATCCCGCCACCGAACTGCAATGGTGGGAAAAGCTATATGATATTCATTAGGCAAATCTTTATTAACATATCCTTCTAGGTTCATCTATGAGCTTCAGAGTGCCGAGTTCTCCAACGAGAAGGTGCACGTCATAGGCCATATTCCGCCAGGACACTCCGACTGTT contains:
- the LOC119550546 gene encoding sphingomyelin phosphodiesterase isoform X1, which gives rise to MTQQQPPWPSPSSSSRPRGKCWLILALLAVLSAADVAALPFLFTSLRPQNNWTQPEMERWVIEEQPRSIQPHLEPMLHVNRTHRTLPSDTSDSEFLQRLVDIRHNQTASSRMLWYDVAGGDGLVYPPFVDKALKLLNLKQVAFEIENSVMSKVTCTACRAGAGMLQHQIQSGKTDAELIRMITDYCTNLNIQSARVCQGVAQLFGSELIYVLKRVNLSPDELCSFVIGDGCADVYNPYHEWEVIFPPVPKPPRLADLPIPMEAAPFFKVLHISDTHYDPHYAEGSNADCNEPLCCRLTSGRPATPNAAAGKWGDYRKCDTPKRTVDHMLSHIAETHKDIDYILWTGDLPPHDVWNQTKEENLAIIKDTVKQMVEMFPGIPIFPALGNHESAPVNSFPPPYVNQVDISISWLYDELDVQWRRWLPQSVTHTVRRGAFYSVLVRPGFRIISLNMNYCNNKNWWLLLNSTDPATELQWFIYELQSAEFSNEKVHVIGHIPPGHSDCLKVWSRNFYKIISRYESTVTAQFYGHTHYDEFEMFYDPHDLTHPNGIAYIGPSVSPYYDLNPGYRIYYVDGDHDSTTRLVIDHESWIMNLKEANLYGYPIWYKLYTARAAYNMKALRPSDWNNLLNELTNNQELFELYYKYYWKNSPARPTCDAECKKRLICDCRSGRSHDRKHFCAEVESKIDEESSKSWKSWFYKGLTNSAEDRTEVPVTSADGYGPFDVVIVDAGG
- the LOC119550546 gene encoding sphingomyelin phosphodiesterase isoform X3; its protein translation is MTQQQPPWPSPSSSSRPRGKCWLILALLAVLSAADVAALPFLFTSLRPQNNWTQPEMERWVIEEQPRSIQPHLEPMLHVNRTHRTLPSDTSDSEFLQRLVDIRHNQTASSRMLWYDVAGGDGLVYPPFVDKALKLLNLKQVAFEIENSVMSKVTCTACRAGAGMLQHQIQSGKTDAELIRMITDYCTNLNIQSARVCQGVAQLFGSELIYVLKRVNLSPDELCSFVIGDGCADVYNPYHEWEVIFPPVPKPPRLADLPIPMEAAPFFKVLHISDTHYDPHYAEGSNADCNEPLCCRLTSGRPATPNAAAGKWGDYRKCDTPKRTVDHMLSHIAETHKDIDYILWTGDLPPHDVWNQTKEENLAIIKDTVKQMVEMFPGIPIFPALGNHESAPVNSFPPPYVNQVDISISWLYDELDVQWRRWLPQSVTHTVRRGAFYSVLVRPGFRIISLNMNYCNNKNWWLLLNSTDPATELQWFIYELQSAEFSNEKVHVIGHIPPGHSDCLKVWSRNFYKIISRYESTVTAQFYGHTHYDEFEMFYDPHDLTHPNGIAYIGPSVSPYYDLNPGYRIYYVDGDHDSTTRLVIDHESWIMNLKEANLYGYPIWYKLYTARAAYNMKALRPSDWNNLLNELTNNQELFELYYKYYWKNSPARPTCDAECKKRLICDCRSGRSHDRKHFCAEVESKIDEESSKSWKSWFYKGLTNSYSLLSSITYLPKYLLGYR
- the LOC119550546 gene encoding sphingomyelin phosphodiesterase isoform X2 → MTQQQPPWPSPSSSSRPRGKCWLILALLAVLSAADALPFLFTSLRPQNNWTQPEMERWVIEEQPRSIQPHLEPMLHVNRTHRTLPSDTSDSEFLQRLVDIRHNQTASSRMLWYDVAGGDGLVYPPFVDKALKLLNLKQVAFEIENSVMSKVTCTACRAGAGMLQHQIQSGKTDAELIRMITDYCTNLNIQSARVCQGVAQLFGSELIYVLKRVNLSPDELCSFVIGDGCADVYNPYHEWEVIFPPVPKPPRLADLPIPMEAAPFFKVLHISDTHYDPHYAEGSNADCNEPLCCRLTSGRPATPNAAAGKWGDYRKCDTPKRTVDHMLSHIAETHKDIDYILWTGDLPPHDVWNQTKEENLAIIKDTVKQMVEMFPGIPIFPALGNHESAPVNSFPPPYVNQVDISISWLYDELDVQWRRWLPQSVTHTVRRGAFYSVLVRPGFRIISLNMNYCNNKNWWLLLNSTDPATELQWFIYELQSAEFSNEKVHVIGHIPPGHSDCLKVWSRNFYKIISRYESTVTAQFYGHTHYDEFEMFYDPHDLTHPNGIAYIGPSVSPYYDLNPGYRIYYVDGDHDSTTRLVIDHESWIMNLKEANLYGYPIWYKLYTARAAYNMKALRPSDWNNLLNELTNNQELFELYYKYYWKNSPARPTCDAECKKRLICDCRSGRSHDRKHFCAEVESKIDEESSKSWKSWFYKGLTNSAEDRTEVPVTSADGYGPFDVVIVDAGG